The following are encoded together in the Ignisphaera sp. genome:
- a CDS encoding thioredoxin family protein → MTSEYALPPYIEEMFKFDVTDSDIEALKETLRDMKTQVKLKLFTTGNNRQCFSCLETEKLLNVLIEASPPIGSEKAIIIEKYDLETSTEMFKKYDVSRVPTILLLDGAITYYGMPAGEEIKALVETIIRISTSDHGLSTTTINELSKLKGKAIIETIVTPPCPYCPYAVLLANMFAYASKLYGFNNVKSVVVEAYENPDIADKYAVTTVPTIAINGRVVFVGLPYETQLLKAVKRLAQLEL, encoded by the coding sequence ATGACATCAGAATATGCTTTACCACCATACATTGAAGAGATGTTCAAGTTTGATGTCACAGATAGTGATATTGAAGCACTTAAAGAAACGTTAAGGGATATGAAGACACAGGTCAAACTAAAGCTTTTCACAACTGGGAATAATAGGCAATGTTTCTCATGCTTAGAGACAGAAAAGTTGCTGAATGTTTTAATTGAAGCAAGTCCGCCAATAGGTTCCGAGAAAGCCATCATAATTGAAAAATACGATTTAGAAACAAGCACTGAAATGTTCAAGAAATACGATGTTAGTAGGGTACCAACCATACTGCTTCTCGATGGTGCTATAACGTACTATGGAATGCCAGCAGGAGAAGAAATTAAAGCGTTAGTTGAAACAATCATTAGAATAAGCACAAGCGATCATGGACTTTCTACGACAACTATCAATGAATTATCCAAGTTGAAGGGCAAAGCCATTATCGAAACTATTGTGACACCACCATGTCCCTACTGTCCATATGCTGTCTTGCTGGCAAATATGTTTGCATATGCCAGTAAATTGTATGGGTTCAACAATGTAAAATCTGTAGTTGTTGAGGCATATGAGAATCCAGATATAGCAGATAAATATGCTGTTACAACTGTTCCCACAATTGCAATAAATGGTAGAGTTGTGTTTGTTGGATTACCATATGAGACACAGTTGCTTAAAGCAGTAAAGAGACTAGCACAACTAGAGTTGTAA
- a CDS encoding GDP-mannose dehydrogenase, with protein sequence MDKIVVIGLGEVGSAVYRVFEYSGKFEVYGYDIDPSKTINRLEEIPQNIDFMHIAIPYSPRFVDIVKQYVAKFRPGYIVIHSTVAPGTTREIYNETSIPTAFSPVRGKHPNIVRHLYFWPKWVASLPLGKLSIFILHHFLAGFKVKEYRGNPETLELAKLWETVYRAIMIASWHEIHRIALRFGADIEAIAQFVGEVHEVLHDRPIYYPDYIGGHCLIPNTKILNSVYPSKIFEFVLQSNEKRIDELKDEKVRSDVERMKLLVQRYINRDYYS encoded by the coding sequence GTGGATAAGATAGTTGTGATTGGATTAGGTGAGGTCGGCAGTGCAGTTTATAGAGTATTTGAATATAGTGGCAAATTTGAGGTTTATGGATATGATATAGATCCTAGCAAGACAATTAATAGGCTTGAGGAAATTCCCCAAAATATTGATTTCATGCATATAGCAATACCTTATTCGCCAAGATTTGTTGATATCGTGAAACAGTATGTAGCTAAATTTAGGCCAGGATATATAGTGATACATTCTACAGTAGCTCCAGGGACAACGAGAGAGATTTACAATGAAACCTCTATTCCAACAGCATTCTCGCCTGTAAGAGGGAAGCATCCAAATATTGTTAGACATCTATACTTTTGGCCCAAATGGGTTGCAAGTCTTCCTTTAGGAAAGTTATCAATTTTTATCTTACATCATTTTCTCGCCGGATTCAAGGTGAAGGAGTATAGAGGTAATCCGGAGACACTGGAACTAGCAAAACTGTGGGAAACGGTTTACAGAGCTATAATGATAGCTTCTTGGCATGAAATACATAGGATCGCCTTAAGGTTTGGTGCAGACATAGAAGCTATTGCGCAATTTGTTGGTGAAGTACATGAAGTTTTGCATGATAGACCAATATACTATCCAGATTATATAGGGGGGCACTGTCTTATTCCAAATACTAAGATACTTAACTCGGTGTATCCATCAAAGATATTTGAGTTTGTATTGCAGTCGAATGAAAAGAGGATAGATGAATTGAAAGATGAGAAGGTGCGTAGTGACGTTGAAAGAATGAAGCTACTGGTTCAAAGGTACATTAACAGAGATTATTATTCGTGA
- the speD gene encoding adenosylmethionine decarboxylase, whose amino-acid sequence MDQGNKNQTEMDRIVGKHVYGNLYEVDVDIAKDEDKLRQIAIEAAKIANMTLHEVKSWSFGGKKGGVSVIALVLESHIAIHTWIEYRYATVDVYTCGEKSDPWKAFEYIVRNLKPKYYTVNYADRSSFEAIRS is encoded by the coding sequence ATGGATCAAGGCAATAAAAATCAAACTGAAATGGATAGAATAGTAGGAAAGCATGTGTATGGAAATCTATATGAAGTCGATGTAGATATAGCTAAAGATGAGGATAAGCTAAGGCAAATAGCGATAGAGGCGGCTAAGATAGCTAACATGACTTTGCATGAGGTTAAGAGTTGGAGCTTTGGAGGGAAAAAAGGGGGTGTATCAGTGATAGCACTTGTTCTCGAAAGCCATATAGCTATTCATACTTGGATAGAATATAGATATGCGACAGTCGATGTTTATACTTGCGGCGAGAAAAGCGATCCCTGGAAAGCATTTGAATACATTGTAAGAAACTTAAAACCAAAGTACTACACAGTAAACTACGCAGATAGAAGCAGCTTCGAAGCAATAAGATCATAA
- the cas4 gene encoding CRISPR-associated protein Cas4 gives MSNFDIVNLVYGWRIEEARKKLEKKLENEIYITDLIYCPLKYHYQRMYKEIAIANAFDPITISGELIHLGIGKVLADLLGKDNVKLEVEYEKEMVIDGATYIVKGRVDAVVGDWLVEIKSSRSDLSIPHQHHTLQVRLYLWLTGLRKAVLLYITQNRISQYFIEDPVSDGEVADLIRSILSLKPAPRYSWECSYCQYAILCPNKKTTQS, from the coding sequence ATGTCAAATTTTGATATTGTTAATCTGGTTTATGGTTGGCGTATAGAGGAGGCTAGAAAAAAGTTGGAAAAGAAGCTTGAGAATGAAATTTACATTACTGATCTAATTTACTGTCCACTAAAATACCACTACCAGAGGATGTATAAAGAGATAGCAATAGCAAATGCGTTTGACCCTATTACAATATCTGGAGAGCTAATTCATTTAGGCATTGGCAAGGTACTTGCAGATCTCTTAGGTAAGGATAATGTAAAATTAGAAGTAGAATATGAGAAGGAGATGGTGATTGATGGTGCCACATATATTGTAAAAGGGCGTGTAGATGCTGTTGTAGGTGATTGGCTAGTAGAGATTAAGTCTAGCAGATCTGATTTAAGCATTCCACATCAGCATCATACTCTACAGGTTAGGCTATATCTTTGGTTAACAGGATTAAGAAAAGCTGTATTGCTCTATATTACACAAAACAGGATATCACAGTATTTCATAGAAGACCCTGTTTCAGATGGTGAAGTAGCAGATCTCATTCGAAGTATTCTGTCGTTAAAACCAGCTCCTAGATACAGTTGGGAGTGTTCATACTGTCAATACGCGATTTTATGCCCTAATAAGAAAACAACGCAATCATGA
- a CDS encoding helix-turn-helix domain-containing protein, protein MSQDTDLMQKFLKFMDYVHPLGKNEEHIYTVNELAEMWGIDREKVKTILRKLRREGFIRRTKGGGYKLTLAARILIRIYKRVKK, encoded by the coding sequence ATGTCTCAAGATACAGACCTAATGCAGAAATTTCTAAAGTTTATGGACTATGTTCATCCTCTGGGGAAAAATGAAGAACATATATATACAGTTAATGAACTGGCAGAAATGTGGGGCATCGATAGAGAAAAGGTTAAGACTATTCTGAGGAAGTTGCGAAGAGAGGGCTTCATAAGAAGAACCAAAGGTGGTGGATACAAACTCACGCTAGCTGCAAGGATTTTGATTAGAATATATAAACGGGTCAAAAAGTAA
- a CDS encoding RuvB-like domain-containing protein, with amino-acid sequence MSMIREVKEESKREMLKRISAHSHIRGLGLDEKGEPKYIADGLVGQLEARKAAGIVVKMIKEGKLAGRGILFVGPPGSGKTALAIAIARELGEDTPFVMINGAELYSTEVKKTEILMRAVRRAIGIRIRELRRVYEGVVKEIKFALASHPFNPYVKVPRGARVTLATKDEEKTLEVDQSIAMQLAQLSVRRGDLISIDADSGEVFKLGRVKGVEKAKYYDIETSRVLEEIPKGRIFKEKEIVRTVTLHDLDEAYAAQKRAVISLIGVGSEEREIDPEIRKAVDESVRKALSEGKVTLVPGVLFIDDVHMLDIEAFSFLTRVMESEFSPILILATNRGITRIRGTDYEGPHGMPLDLLDRLLIISVRPYNPDEIREIIMIRAEEEEIKLSKDAIEYLVKIASERSLRYAIQLMQPARIIAERKGRDEIKEEDVEEACKLFIDVSQSVELAKKWESKFLK; translated from the coding sequence TTGAGTATGATAAGAGAGGTAAAGGAAGAATCGAAAAGAGAGATGTTGAAGAGGATAAGTGCACATAGCCACATAAGGGGGCTGGGTTTAGATGAGAAAGGTGAGCCAAAATACATTGCAGATGGTCTTGTGGGACAGCTAGAGGCAAGGAAGGCGGCTGGAATAGTTGTTAAGATGATTAAAGAGGGTAAGCTTGCTGGAAGAGGAATATTGTTTGTTGGTCCACCAGGCTCGGGCAAAACAGCGCTTGCAATTGCAATAGCAAGAGAACTTGGCGAAGATACACCCTTCGTAATGATAAATGGTGCTGAGCTTTATTCGACTGAGGTTAAAAAGACGGAAATTTTGATGAGAGCTGTTAGAAGAGCAATTGGGATCAGAATAAGGGAGTTAAGAAGGGTTTATGAAGGTGTTGTAAAGGAGATCAAGTTTGCTTTAGCATCTCACCCATTTAACCCATATGTTAAGGTACCACGTGGTGCTAGAGTAACCCTTGCTACAAAGGATGAAGAGAAAACACTAGAGGTAGACCAGTCTATAGCTATGCAGCTTGCGCAACTTTCTGTAAGGAGAGGTGATTTGATAAGTATAGATGCTGATTCTGGTGAGGTTTTTAAGCTTGGCAGAGTGAAGGGGGTAGAAAAGGCAAAATACTATGATATAGAGACATCTAGGGTTTTAGAGGAGATTCCAAAGGGGAGGATATTCAAGGAGAAAGAGATTGTGAGAACTGTTACGCTACACGACTTGGATGAAGCATACGCGGCGCAGAAGAGGGCTGTAATATCATTGATTGGTGTTGGATCCGAGGAGAGGGAAATAGATCCCGAGATCAGAAAAGCTGTTGATGAATCTGTTAGAAAAGCGTTGAGCGAGGGCAAGGTAACCCTTGTTCCAGGTGTGTTATTCATAGACGATGTGCATATGCTTGATATAGAGGCATTCAGCTTTCTAACAAGAGTGATGGAAAGCGAGTTCTCACCAATACTTATACTCGCCACAAACAGAGGTATAACAAGAATTCGTGGCACTGATTATGAAGGCCCTCACGGCATGCCTCTCGATCTTTTGGATAGACTTCTAATCATAAGTGTAAGACCATATAACCCAGATGAGATAAGGGAAATAATAATGATCAGAGCCGAGGAGGAGGAGATAAAACTCTCTAAGGATGCAATAGAGTATTTAGTTAAGATAGCAAGTGAAAGAAGCTTGAGGTATGCAATCCAATTAATGCAGCCAGCTAGAATCATTGCCGAGAGGAAGGGCAGAGACGAAATAAAAGAAGAGGATGTTGAAGAGGCATGCAAATTATTTATAGATGTTTCACAAAGCGTTGAGTTAGCAAAGAAATGGGAGAGCAAGTTCCTTAAATAG
- a CDS encoding glycosyltransferase family 39 protein, whose translation MKKQFDYITLVILLAIIAVHIYLAAVQALSFEKEELQRFYLGAKGYVSDEVWYVDAARNILRAVFGLEPKQVGGFNATLVYPTKNDALKAASIASQYEVTVITTSFNKINAIYVHAKDANNIKRFAATTNASDVVYGWILGDAEGINTYFNLEHPPMAKYIIAIVMALLGDRPLYWRIPSIIMGSLTVIISFLIAKKLTKSNELGLIIASAIAVDPMMRNLASIALLDIYVAMSTALAILLAVNERYRESIIALGFASTFKFTALLAFLPILLLYINNLIRKGEKRFLKIVSRSVDLFILMLLSFIFFQLAVSIPIILKFGLDTWLNQSMLGAISWHLRVKCVGNECPISSAPWEWFFGLNSFPLYIYPMGVTIYAQGFVPAYALSFILLMLTTAYRVFDSVSKKPWFILTGFVLAYVMLWLVGSRSQYSFYAVQITPYIYIYLVIQLYEYIWRETVIKTFEAWKHVFENAWHIILVLLG comes from the coding sequence GTGAAAAAACAGTTTGATTATATTACATTAGTTATTTTGTTAGCAATCATTGCTGTTCATATATATCTAGCCGCAGTGCAAGCTCTAAGCTTTGAGAAAGAGGAGCTACAGAGATTCTATTTGGGTGCAAAAGGCTATGTATCTGATGAGGTGTGGTATGTTGATGCTGCTAGAAATATTTTGAGAGCAGTATTTGGACTAGAGCCTAAGCAGGTAGGCGGATTTAATGCAACATTAGTGTACCCCACTAAAAATGATGCTTTAAAGGCCGCATCAATTGCATCACAGTATGAAGTAACAGTTATCACAACATCTTTTAATAAGATAAACGCTATTTACGTTCACGCAAAAGATGCAAATAATATAAAGAGGTTTGCAGCTACCACCAATGCGAGTGATGTTGTCTATGGATGGATCCTAGGCGATGCCGAAGGTATAAACACTTATTTTAATCTTGAGCATCCCCCAATGGCAAAGTACATAATAGCTATTGTCATGGCTTTGCTTGGAGATAGACCACTTTATTGGCGCATTCCATCAATTATAATGGGTTCTCTAACGGTTATAATCTCTTTTCTAATTGCAAAAAAGCTCACAAAATCCAATGAGCTTGGACTCATAATAGCTTCTGCAATAGCTGTTGATCCTATGATGAGGAATCTTGCCTCTATTGCTTTACTGGATATATATGTGGCTATGTCTACAGCCCTAGCAATTCTACTAGCCGTTAATGAAAGATATAGAGAGTCCATTATAGCACTAGGCTTTGCATCTACATTCAAATTTACAGCACTTCTAGCCTTTCTACCAATACTTTTGTTATATATAAACAACCTTATTAGAAAAGGTGAAAAAAGATTCCTAAAAATAGTCTCTAGATCCGTGGATCTCTTCATACTGATGCTACTATCCTTTATCTTTTTCCAATTAGCGGTGTCAATACCAATAATACTCAAGTTTGGATTGGATACATGGCTCAACCAAAGTATGTTAGGAGCCATCTCATGGCATCTTAGAGTCAAATGTGTTGGAAATGAATGTCCTATATCATCTGCTCCCTGGGAATGGTTCTTCGGTCTAAACTCTTTCCCCCTTTACATATACCCAATGGGAGTGACGATATATGCACAAGGCTTTGTGCCGGCTTATGCTCTAAGCTTTATTCTATTGATGCTCACAACAGCTTATAGAGTCTTTGATTCCGTGAGTAAAAAACCTTGGTTTATACTAACTGGGTTTGTTTTAGCCTATGTAATGCTTTGGCTTGTCGGTTCTAGATCGCAGTACAGTTTCTATGCGGTCCAAATAACGCCATATATCTACATTTACCTTGTCATACAGCTGTACGAATATATTTGGAGAGAGACTGTCATCAAAACCTTTGAAGCATGGAAACATGTCTTCGAAAATGCATGGCACATAATCTTGGTTTTGTTAGGCTGA
- a CDS encoding DUF2153 family protein codes for MSSMYDSLTQWIEMQKKVKEWFGNVNENAKKGDRLELILYTRMAFQHMIRTLKAFDNWLQDPFIISNMPKEELEFVWATVYNILQQLIDLDIKHTSEFRDYISKLEKEGKLNPLLLELFSESGGRRRRGEREGISLSI; via the coding sequence ATGTCTTCAATGTATGACAGCTTAACGCAATGGATTGAAATGCAGAAAAAGGTTAAGGAATGGTTCGGCAATGTTAATGAGAATGCCAAGAAAGGTGACAGACTCGAACTGATACTTTATACCAGAATGGCTTTTCAGCACATGATTAGGACGCTAAAAGCATTTGATAACTGGCTTCAAGACCCCTTTATAATCAGTAACATGCCTAAAGAAGAGCTTGAGTTTGTGTGGGCCACTGTTTACAATATACTGCAACAATTAATAGATTTAGACATTAAGCATACATCTGAGTTTAGAGATTACATATCTAAATTAGAGAAAGAGGGTAAGCTGAATCCTCTTTTGCTAGAGTTGTTTAGTGAAAGTGGCGGTAGAAGAAGAAGAGGAGAACGCGAAGGCATATCATTATCAATTTAA
- a CDS encoding Trm112 family protein, which translates to MKHRLLNYLACPYCKDKGFPLKLFVIEAVRYEHRRIPQNAQKPLCDLYCSFKNAYIKDLSEKNEEAPCDECIKIEVKTGVLYCENCGRWYPILDEIPRLLPDNYRKKEEDVAFLNIYKDKIPEEIRLHGKPYNLLSK; encoded by the coding sequence ATGAAGCATAGACTCCTAAATTATCTAGCATGTCCTTACTGTAAAGACAAGGGTTTTCCCTTGAAATTATTTGTAATAGAAGCTGTGCGATACGAGCATAGAAGGATTCCACAGAATGCCCAAAAACCACTCTGCGATTTGTACTGTTCATTCAAAAATGCTTATATCAAGGATCTTAGTGAGAAGAATGAGGAAGCACCATGCGATGAATGCATAAAGATTGAGGTGAAGACAGGTGTTCTTTACTGTGAAAATTGTGGTAGATGGTATCCTATACTAGATGAAATTCCTAGGCTATTGCCAGATAATTATAGGAAGAAAGAAGAGGATGTCGCATTTCTTAACATATATAAAGATAAAATACCAGAGGAAATTAGATTGCATGGAAAACCATATAATTTATTAAGCAAATAA
- a CDS encoding phosphoglucosamine mutase: protein MQKTIERKLFGTDGVRWIVDREDVSFPLRLAMAIASHFPTGSRALIGKDARIGNNLIYNLVIAGLVSAGTKVYDAGFIPTPALQYCVKECGFDYGVVVTASHNPPEWVGIKVVLSDGIEAPPEVDAEIESLLFEAKFRHLSWYDLKPVERFDSAIDYYVNGVKKHFDAEKFRGKEMRVVVDCANSVSALTTPRVLKELGLKVLTINADLGLPYRPYEPTAETLVDLMQIVKAVNADFGVAHDGDGDRAIFVDDQGRFVDGTISAIILTNYVSEKNPNLPRRVVTAISTSHILSDKYLIKNGIEVVWTRVGFLNIARKIAELGGAISGFEDNGGFAYVPHQLVRDGTASAALMADMLIEKSSKLSYIVDSIQKPVILRAKIPITNREEGFAIVEALKTYYSSYETIDIDGIKVVMDSAAFLVRPSGTEPLLRITVESWDEAVSKRILSELLDKVEEIKKRLGR from the coding sequence ATGCAGAAAACAATCGAAAGAAAATTGTTTGGGACTGATGGTGTTAGATGGATCGTGGATAGAGAAGATGTATCATTTCCCTTGAGACTAGCTATGGCTATAGCAAGTCACTTTCCTACAGGGTCTAGAGCATTGATAGGCAAGGATGCAAGGATTGGCAACAATCTAATTTACAATCTAGTCATAGCGGGGCTGGTCTCAGCTGGTACAAAGGTTTATGATGCAGGCTTCATACCTACGCCAGCTCTACAGTACTGTGTTAAAGAATGTGGTTTTGATTACGGCGTTGTTGTTACAGCAAGTCATAATCCCCCTGAGTGGGTAGGAATAAAAGTTGTTTTAAGCGATGGTATAGAAGCCCCGCCTGAGGTTGACGCTGAAATAGAATCGTTGTTATTTGAAGCAAAATTTAGGCACCTGTCTTGGTATGATTTAAAACCTGTTGAGAGATTCGATTCAGCAATAGATTATTATGTGAATGGTGTTAAGAAACACTTCGATGCTGAGAAATTTAGAGGAAAAGAGATGAGGGTTGTTGTGGACTGTGCTAATAGTGTTTCAGCTTTGACAACACCTAGAGTTTTAAAAGAACTTGGTTTAAAGGTTCTAACAATAAATGCTGACCTAGGCTTGCCCTATAGACCATATGAGCCAACAGCCGAAACTTTAGTGGATCTAATGCAGATTGTTAAAGCTGTTAATGCTGATTTTGGCGTAGCCCACGATGGAGATGGTGACAGAGCCATTTTTGTTGACGATCAAGGTAGATTTGTGGATGGTACAATTTCTGCAATAATATTGACTAACTATGTGTCCGAGAAGAACCCCAACCTGCCAAGAAGAGTTGTTACAGCCATATCTACAAGTCATATTCTATCAGACAAGTATCTGATTAAAAATGGTATAGAGGTTGTATGGACAAGGGTTGGTTTCTTAAACATAGCAAGAAAAATTGCTGAGCTGGGTGGAGCCATTTCTGGGTTTGAGGACAATGGTGGATTTGCTTATGTCCCTCATCAACTAGTTAGGGATGGAACAGCTTCAGCGGCTTTAATGGCTGATATGCTTATAGAGAAAAGCTCTAAGCTTTCATATATTGTGGATTCAATTCAAAAGCCAGTTATACTAAGAGCAAAGATTCCAATTACTAATAGGGAAGAGGGATTTGCTATTGTGGAAGCTCTAAAAACATATTATAGTTCATATGAAACAATTGATATAGATGGGATAAAGGTTGTTATGGATAGTGCAGCATTTCTTGTGAGACCAAGTGGTACTGAACCATTGCTGAGGATAACTGTGGAGTCGTGGGATGAAGCAGTATCGAAGAGGATATTATCTGAGTTGCTAGACAAAGTAGAGGAAATCAAGAAAAGGTTAGGAAGATGA
- a CDS encoding DUF354 domain-containing protein, whose protein sequence is MRIWIDVLTPKQAKLFGHIYLNLRENGYKVILTARNYEYTFSVLRSIGIEYKAVGQYVEGLKEKVIEEAKRMLSLLEILEDFDVLIAFPNPVASRIAFGLGKPYIAFTDSPHSKAPSRLSLPLSTAVIFSSCIPKEEIEKYVYREETIIRQFHGVDEVEWLKEFNPDSHYISKWGLEPYEYVVIRPPETKASYYTMQGHNIIALLEKIITESIAKGYKVFYIPRYKDDPLMYKHKKDSNVIIPSNAEDVDASKISYYAKIVITGGGTMAREAALLGTPGMCLFPMKLYVNECVSEWGFPLFHVSDMQKTYETFRHLIDMPAKQLEHYKMFAKERITLLETPSQTLKNVLREIEK, encoded by the coding sequence ATGAGGATATGGATAGACGTTTTAACGCCAAAACAGGCAAAACTTTTTGGCCATATTTATCTAAATCTAAGAGAAAATGGTTACAAGGTTATTTTAACTGCAAGGAATTATGAATACACATTCTCTGTTTTAAGAAGCATTGGCATAGAATATAAAGCTGTTGGACAATATGTTGAGGGTTTAAAAGAAAAGGTTATTGAAGAAGCAAAAAGAATGTTGTCTCTTCTTGAGATTTTAGAAGATTTTGATGTTCTGATAGCCTTTCCCAATCCAGTTGCATCCAGAATAGCCTTTGGCTTGGGAAAACCGTACATTGCATTCACTGATAGTCCACACAGCAAAGCTCCCTCAAGACTTTCCCTGCCTCTTTCAACCGCTGTCATATTTTCTTCGTGTATTCCTAAAGAAGAGATTGAAAAATATGTATACAGGGAAGAAACTATCATTAGGCAATTCCACGGCGTAGATGAGGTAGAGTGGCTAAAAGAATTCAATCCAGACTCTCACTACATAAGTAAATGGGGTTTAGAGCCATACGAATATGTTGTGATTAGACCACCAGAGACAAAGGCCTCATATTACACAATGCAGGGGCATAATATTATTGCACTGCTTGAAAAGATTATTACAGAATCCATAGCAAAAGGTTACAAGGTTTTTTACATACCAAGATATAAAGATGATCCTTTGATGTATAAACATAAAAAAGACTCGAATGTCATTATCCCAAGCAATGCCGAAGATGTAGACGCTTCAAAGATTAGTTACTATGCAAAAATTGTTATTACTGGTGGAGGAACCATGGCAAGGGAGGCAGCACTACTTGGAACACCAGGTATGTGCTTATTCCCCATGAAACTTTATGTAAATGAATGTGTATCCGAATGGGGCTTTCCACTATTCCATGTATCGGATATGCAAAAAACATATGAAACATTTAGACATTTAATAGATATGCCAGCTAAACAATTAGAGCACTATAAAATGTTCGCAAAAGAGAGAATCACTCTTCTTGAAACACCATCGCAAACGCTCAAAAACGTCTTAAGAGAGATAGAAAAGTAA
- the rnhB gene encoding ribonuclease HII produces the protein MYTKILAGIDEAGRGPLIGDMFIALVAMENRYLPALQVAGVNDSKKISKTKREQLLPIILSLSSLVIVNRIQPNQIDEYNINVLEMNAILDLIRRAQKLIYIDEVYIDAFTDPGKITEKVKSVDNDLKIFAEFKADSKYVVVGAASIVAKVLRDKHIESLKAIYGNFGSGYPSDRKTIEWLKNYYRLHKEIPPIVRRSWATVKKLLHEENRTTKTLFDYTCYRETSK, from the coding sequence ATGTATACAAAGATTTTGGCTGGTATTGATGAAGCTGGGAGAGGGCCACTTATAGGTGATATGTTCATAGCCTTAGTTGCTATGGAGAATAGATACCTCCCAGCACTACAGGTAGCTGGGGTAAATGATAGCAAAAAAATATCTAAAACAAAAAGAGAGCAGTTGCTTCCTATAATACTCTCTCTTTCATCTCTAGTTATTGTAAACAGGATCCAGCCTAATCAGATAGACGAATATAATATTAATGTTTTAGAGATGAATGCTATTCTAGATTTAATTAGAAGAGCCCAGAAGTTGATATACATAGACGAGGTTTATATAGACGCATTCACAGATCCGGGTAAAATCACAGAGAAAGTGAAGTCAGTAGATAATGACTTAAAAATTTTTGCAGAATTTAAGGCAGATTCCAAATATGTAGTGGTTGGAGCTGCAAGCATAGTAGCAAAGGTTCTGCGCGATAAGCATATAGAGAGCCTCAAGGCTATATATGGCAATTTTGGTAGTGGCTATCCAAGTGATAGGAAAACAATAGAATGGCTGAAAAACTATTATAGACTTCATAAAGAGATTCCCCCAATTGTTAGAAGGTCTTGGGCTACAGTAAAAAAGCTGTTACACGAAGAAAATAGAACGACCAAAACACTATTCGACTATACATGCTATAGAGAAACATCTAAATAG
- a CDS encoding Mut7-C RNAse domain-containing protein: protein MPSHPRFIVDSMLGHVARWLRLLGYDTLYHRKIDDWTLLKIARNEDRILLTRDQGLYNRAKKLHIRAFFIEDPDISSVLAELSARFNIQLEFNKNDTRCPNCNAPLRYTTSIADVAHRVSKNIALKYKEFWICPSCKKVYWRGTHWKTINEILESSKIKKASMLGNIAINMKRVSVEDSGIGAENEPR, encoded by the coding sequence ATGCCAAGCCACCCAAGGTTCATAGTGGATTCAATGCTTGGTCATGTGGCTAGATGGCTAAGGCTTTTAGGCTATGATACGCTATATCATAGGAAAATAGATGATTGGACCCTTCTGAAAATAGCGAGAAACGAAGATAGAATCCTTTTGACTAGAGATCAAGGACTCTACAACAGAGCAAAAAAATTACATATAAGAGCCTTTTTTATTGAAGATCCTGATATAAGTTCTGTTTTAGCTGAACTTTCTGCTAGGTTTAACATACAGCTAGAGTTTAATAAGAATGATACGAGATGCCCAAACTGTAACGCTCCTCTTCGCTACACAACATCGATTGCCGATGTTGCACACAGAGTTTCTAAAAATATTGCATTGAAGTATAAAGAATTTTGGATATGCCCTTCATGTAAAAAAGTCTACTGGCGGGGAACACATTGGAAAACAATAAATGAGATCCTAGAGAGTTCTAAAATTAAAAAAGCTAGTATGCTAGGAAACATAGCTATTAATATGAAGAGAGTTAGTGTAGAAGATAGTGGTATAGGTGCTGAGAATGAGCCAAGGTGA